A stretch of Roseibium porphyridii DNA encodes these proteins:
- a CDS encoding GcvT family protein gives MTPPSKARVVIIGGGVIGCSVAYHLVKQGWTDVVLLERKQLTSGTTWHAAGLIAQLRATENMTRLAKYSQELYGKLEAETEVATGFRRCGSITVALTEERKEEIYRQASMARAFGVEVEEISPSEVKSRYEYLNTDGVVAGVYLPLDGQGDPANIALALAKGARMGGAKVMERVKVTGLQKAGQRVTGVEWQSADGTGVIECDHVVNCGGMWGHELGRMAGVNVPLHACEHFYIVTDNVSGLPHMPVLRVPDECAYYKEDAGKILLGAFEPNAKPWAMNGIPEDFEFDQLPEDFDHFEPILEAAVNRLPILAEVGIHTFFNGPESFTPDDAYHLGLAPEMDNVWVAAGFNSIGIQSAGGAGMALAEWMNTGEKPFDLGDVDISRMQPFQGNRTYLYERSKETLGLLYADHFPYRQKATARGIRRSPLHEHLKASGAVFGEFAGWERANWFADEGQEREYRYTWKRQNWFENSKREHMTIRENVGIYDMSSFGKIRIEGPDAEPFLNYVAGGDYSVPVGKIVYTQLLNKQGGIEADVTVTRLSETVYLVVTPAATRLADETWLRRHVGDYRVVITDVTSGEAVLAVMGPNSRKLLEAVSPNDFTNATNPFGTAQDIEIGMGLARAHRVTYVGELGWELYVSSDMAAHVFETLQEAGQELGAKLCGLHMMDSCRIEKGFRHFGHDITCEDHILEAGLGFAVKRDKPDFIGREAVLRKREEGLQRRLVQFRLKDPEPLLYHAEPILRNGEVVGFLSSGNYGHTLGSAMGLGYVPCPGESPDQLLSSSFEIEVAGVRCEAEASLKPFYDPKSERVKV, from the coding sequence GTGACACCTCCATCAAAGGCTCGCGTCGTCATTATCGGCGGTGGCGTCATCGGATGTTCCGTCGCCTACCATCTTGTCAAACAAGGCTGGACCGATGTCGTTCTGTTGGAACGCAAGCAGCTGACATCAGGCACGACCTGGCATGCGGCCGGCCTGATCGCGCAGTTGCGGGCGACAGAAAACATGACCCGGCTCGCCAAATACAGCCAGGAACTCTATGGAAAGCTGGAGGCCGAAACGGAGGTTGCTACCGGGTTCCGGCGCTGCGGGTCGATCACGGTCGCGCTCACCGAGGAACGCAAGGAAGAGATCTACCGGCAAGCGTCCATGGCGCGGGCCTTTGGCGTGGAAGTGGAGGAAATATCCCCCTCTGAAGTCAAATCCAGATACGAGTATCTGAACACCGACGGCGTGGTGGCCGGTGTTTATCTGCCTCTTGATGGTCAGGGCGATCCGGCCAATATCGCACTCGCGCTGGCCAAGGGTGCCAGGATGGGTGGCGCCAAGGTCATGGAACGGGTCAAGGTGACCGGTCTGCAGAAAGCCGGACAAAGAGTGACGGGTGTCGAGTGGCAATCAGCAGACGGCACCGGTGTCATTGAATGCGATCACGTGGTCAATTGTGGCGGCATGTGGGGCCATGAACTGGGACGCATGGCCGGTGTGAATGTTCCGCTTCATGCTTGTGAACACTTCTATATCGTCACCGACAACGTTTCCGGGCTCCCTCATATGCCTGTCCTTCGGGTTCCGGACGAATGCGCCTATTACAAGGAAGATGCGGGAAAAATCCTCCTTGGCGCTTTTGAGCCCAATGCCAAGCCCTGGGCCATGAACGGCATTCCCGAAGACTTCGAGTTCGACCAGCTGCCGGAAGACTTCGACCACTTCGAGCCGATCCTAGAGGCCGCTGTGAACCGGTTGCCGATTTTGGCTGAAGTCGGCATTCATACCTTCTTCAATGGCCCGGAAAGCTTCACACCGGACGATGCATACCACCTTGGCCTGGCGCCGGAGATGGACAACGTTTGGGTTGCGGCAGGTTTCAATTCGATCGGAATTCAGTCCGCTGGCGGCGCTGGAATGGCGCTGGCGGAATGGATGAACACAGGCGAGAAGCCCTTCGACCTCGGCGATGTCGACATTTCACGCATGCAGCCCTTTCAGGGAAACCGCACATATCTTTATGAACGGTCGAAGGAAACACTTGGCCTGCTCTATGCGGACCACTTTCCTTACCGGCAGAAAGCCACCGCTCGCGGCATCAGGCGGTCCCCTTTGCATGAGCACCTCAAGGCATCGGGTGCTGTTTTCGGCGAGTTCGCAGGGTGGGAACGCGCCAATTGGTTCGCCGATGAAGGTCAGGAACGAGAATACCGATACACCTGGAAACGCCAGAACTGGTTTGAAAACTCCAAACGCGAACACATGACGATCCGGGAAAATGTCGGCATCTACGACATGTCGTCCTTCGGCAAAATTCGCATTGAAGGCCCGGACGCCGAACCATTCCTGAACTATGTCGCCGGTGGTGATTATTCGGTACCGGTTGGTAAAATCGTTTATACGCAATTGCTCAACAAGCAGGGCGGCATTGAAGCGGATGTCACGGTCACGCGTCTTTCCGAAACCGTCTATCTCGTGGTCACACCAGCGGCCACGCGACTGGCCGACGAGACCTGGTTACGCCGCCATGTTGGCGACTACCGCGTGGTTATCACCGATGTCACATCCGGCGAGGCTGTTCTGGCCGTGATGGGGCCAAACTCCCGGAAATTGCTGGAAGCTGTCTCGCCGAACGACTTCACGAATGCAACCAATCCGTTCGGCACGGCACAGGACATAGAGATCGGCATGGGTTTGGCGAGGGCCCACCGGGTCACTTATGTCGGTGAGCTGGGATGGGAGCTTTATGTTTCCTCCGACATGGCGGCACATGTCTTTGAAACGCTTCAAGAAGCCGGCCAGGAACTTGGCGCAAAACTGTGTGGGCTTCACATGATGGATTCCTGCCGGATCGAAAAAGGCTTCCGCCACTTCGGCCACGACATCACCTGTGAAGATCACATTCTGGAAGCTGGTTTGGGTTTTGCGGTCAAACGGGACAAACCCGACTTTATCGGTCGTGAAGCTGTTTTGCGCAAACGCGAGGAAGGGTTGCAACGGCGGCTCGTGCAGTTCCGCCTGAAAGACCCAGAGCCCCTGCTCTATCACGCTGAACCGATTTTGCGAAACGGAGAAGTTGTTGGTTTCCTGAGCAGCGGGAACTATGGCCATACCCTCGGCAGTGCCATGGGGCTTGGCTACGTGCCATGCCCGGGCGAAAGCCCCGATCAGCTTCTCAGCTCGTCTTTTGAAATCGAGGTCGCTGGCGTGCGCTGTGAAGCAGAAGCATCACTGAAACCTTTTTACGACCCGAAATCCGAGCGCGTTAAAGTCTGA
- a CDS encoding GcvT family protein translates to MSVPSTARVVIIGGGVVGVATLYHLAKNGWSDCILLEKNELTAGSTWHAAGNCPNFAMNYGIMNMQRYSLKLYRGLADEVDYPINYHVTGAIRLAHSDERMMEFEHAVGMARQMGLKMDICTPEELQQHYPFMETHDLAGGLWDALDGDIDPAQVTQALAKGARAHGAKITRFTPATGVSRENGEWIVHTDKGDIRCEYVVNAAGYYAKRVGEWFLPFGGRPVPAAVMSHQYFLTEPVPEVEAWTKENGRKLPMIRDVDSSYYLRQETVGFNLGPYERNCQAAWVTPDDQMPEDFSFQLYPDDLDRLEWYIEDAMARVPLLGTQGVSRNINGPIPYAPDGLPMIGPMPGVPNAFEAHSFTFGIAQGGGAGKVAAEWIMHGHTEWDMWCVDPRRYTDYTDDQYCVDKAKEVYGHEYAMHFPHHRWPAAPDRKVSPNHTKVLELGGQMGTFNGWERANWFAEAGDDIGEEATQTWNRSGPWEQRVRAECEAVRDGVGVLDLPGFSRFALNGEGAAEYLRNKIAGALPKAGRMTLGYFPDNRGRVLTEMSIIRHDEDDFTLITAAPAQWHDFAVLKDGLPEGLSLKDRTREVTTLIVSGPKSRELFAKLTDADLSTGWLTHQYTEVAGKPALLVRVSFAGELGWEVHASFDDMPVIYDAVLKQGATPFGMFALNSLRLEKGYRAWKVDLSSDYTLLESGLGRFVKLQKLQDYPGKSALQTEAEQGPKKGFVTLTVDADACDAPYMACIFKDGELIGEVTSGGWGYRINASIALGVVKATLAEPGTELEVEIYGKRHKAVVQPDQPLWDPENERLRA, encoded by the coding sequence ATGTCCGTACCCTCTACAGCCCGAGTTGTAATCATCGGCGGCGGTGTCGTTGGTGTTGCCACGCTGTATCACCTTGCCAAGAACGGCTGGTCCGACTGCATTCTGCTGGAAAAGAATGAACTGACCGCAGGTTCAACCTGGCATGCCGCAGGAAACTGTCCGAACTTCGCGATGAACTACGGCATCATGAACATGCAGCGCTACAGTTTGAAGCTGTATCGCGGCCTGGCCGATGAGGTTGACTATCCGATCAACTATCATGTGACCGGGGCAATTCGCCTGGCGCACAGCGACGAGCGCATGATGGAATTCGAGCACGCGGTCGGTATGGCACGGCAGATGGGTCTAAAAATGGACATCTGCACACCAGAGGAATTGCAGCAACATTACCCATTCATGGAGACCCATGACCTTGCAGGTGGCCTTTGGGATGCACTCGACGGCGATATCGATCCTGCCCAGGTTACACAGGCACTCGCAAAGGGCGCACGTGCCCATGGCGCTAAGATCACGCGTTTCACGCCGGCAACGGGCGTTAGTCGGGAAAATGGTGAATGGATCGTCCACACGGACAAGGGCGACATTCGCTGCGAATATGTGGTCAATGCTGCCGGCTACTATGCAAAGCGCGTTGGGGAATGGTTCCTGCCGTTTGGTGGACGCCCTGTCCCGGCAGCAGTGATGAGCCACCAGTATTTCCTGACCGAACCGGTGCCGGAAGTTGAAGCCTGGACGAAGGAAAACGGCCGAAAACTGCCCATGATCCGGGATGTCGACAGCTCTTATTATCTGCGCCAGGAAACAGTCGGCTTCAACCTCGGGCCTTACGAACGTAACTGCCAGGCCGCCTGGGTAACGCCAGACGATCAGATGCCCGAAGATTTCAGCTTTCAGCTTTATCCTGACGATCTGGACCGTCTCGAATGGTACATCGAGGACGCGATGGCCCGCGTACCGCTTTTGGGAACCCAAGGGGTCAGCCGAAACATCAACGGACCGATCCCTTATGCGCCGGATGGCTTGCCGATGATTGGCCCGATGCCGGGCGTCCCGAACGCATTTGAAGCGCATTCCTTCACCTTTGGCATCGCTCAGGGCGGAGGAGCTGGCAAAGTCGCCGCCGAATGGATCATGCACGGCCATACCGAATGGGACATGTGGTGCGTCGATCCGCGTCGCTATACCGATTACACCGACGACCAATATTGTGTCGACAAGGCCAAGGAAGTGTACGGCCACGAATATGCGATGCACTTTCCGCACCACAGATGGCCTGCAGCACCAGACCGGAAAGTGTCCCCCAACCACACCAAGGTTCTTGAATTGGGTGGCCAGATGGGCACCTTCAACGGCTGGGAGCGAGCAAACTGGTTTGCAGAAGCTGGAGACGACATCGGCGAAGAAGCCACCCAGACCTGGAATCGTTCCGGGCCTTGGGAACAGCGCGTGCGTGCAGAGTGTGAAGCCGTCAGAGACGGTGTCGGCGTTCTCGATCTGCCAGGCTTCAGCCGCTTTGCTCTGAACGGCGAAGGTGCCGCGGAATATTTGCGCAACAAGATTGCCGGCGCGCTTCCAAAAGCCGGCCGCATGACACTCGGCTATTTCCCCGACAACCGTGGCCGCGTCCTGACCGAAATGTCGATCATCAGACACGACGAAGACGACTTCACGCTGATTACCGCAGCCCCTGCCCAATGGCACGACTTCGCTGTATTGAAGGACGGACTGCCAGAAGGTCTCAGCCTCAAGGATCGCACACGTGAAGTGACAACGCTTATTGTAAGCGGCCCCAAATCCCGCGAGCTTTTTGCCAAACTGACGGATGCGGACCTGTCCACGGGCTGGCTAACCCACCAATATACGGAAGTTGCCGGAAAACCGGCTCTACTCGTTCGGGTTTCCTTTGCAGGAGAACTCGGTTGGGAGGTGCACGCAAGTTTCGACGACATGCCCGTCATCTACGATGCCGTTTTGAAACAAGGCGCAACGCCATTCGGCATGTTCGCACTGAATTCTCTGCGGCTGGAAAAGGGGTATCGCGCCTGGAAAGTAGATCTTTCCTCCGACTACACCCTGCTGGAAAGCGGTCTTGGACGCTTCGTCAAACTTCAAAAGCTGCAGGACTATCCAGGGAAATCCGCTCTTCAAACGGAAGCAGAACAAGGACCGAAAAAGGGATTTGTCACACTCACCGTTGATGCCGACGCGTGCGATGCTCCCTATATGGCCTGCATTTTCAAGGACGGCGAGCTGATCGGCGAAGTCACGTCCGGTGGATGGGGATACAGGATCAATGCCTCCATCGCGCTCGGCGTGGTCAAGGCAACCCTGGCGGAACCTGGAACGGAACTTGAAGTAGAGATCTACGGCAAACGCCACAAGGCTGTCGTGCAGCCAGATCAGCCGCTTTGGGATCCCGAGAACGAACGACTGAGGGCTTGA
- a CDS encoding helix-turn-helix domain-containing protein: MEHSSLGEDIRALRTARKMTLEDLANRLGRSVGWLSQVERDISTPRMSDLREIADAFGVQVSLFFGSTDGPENESGKVVRAKARRVIGERDAGLLETLISPDLTDNFEMIHSTFQPGSSRDKPIQRPTQEVAYLISGKLDIWLDDEPFTVAAGDSFRIRNAAYRWSNPYSEPAIAIWVISPPVY; this comes from the coding sequence ATGGAACATAGCAGTCTGGGCGAGGACATCCGAGCTCTTCGAACGGCCCGAAAAATGACGCTTGAAGACCTGGCCAACAGATTGGGCAGATCTGTCGGCTGGCTGTCGCAGGTAGAGCGTGACATTTCAACACCCAGAATGTCCGACCTGCGGGAGATCGCGGACGCTTTCGGAGTGCAGGTTTCATTGTTCTTCGGAAGCACCGATGGTCCGGAAAACGAGAGTGGCAAAGTCGTCAGGGCGAAGGCCCGCCGAGTAATTGGCGAACGCGACGCCGGACTTCTCGAGACGCTGATTTCGCCCGATCTGACCGACAATTTCGAGATGATCCACTCCACCTTTCAGCCTGGCTCGTCGCGCGACAAACCCATTCAGCGCCCCACGCAGGAAGTCGCCTATCTCATCTCCGGAAAACTGGATATCTGGCTCGATGATGAACCTTTCACCGTGGCGGCAGGAGACAGCTTTCGCATCCGCAATGCGGCCTATCGCTGGAGCAATCCCTACTCCGAGCCCGCAATCGCCATTTGGGTGATTTCCCCACCCGTTTATTGA
- a CDS encoding PLP-dependent aminotransferase family protein, translating to MAIPAETFFLRPDTETSLQQQIQQLVVEAILSGRCLPGERMPSSRKLAEHLGVARITVTIAYTELVSNEYLISKGRSGYYVAQNAPSRPKFNLPDQSENTGIDWSRTLGQRFLAHVPVMRPQNWRDYKYPFIYGQSDPRLFDHHNWRNCALKAVGRKDFDILATDYYERDDPMLVEFILRQILPRRGITARPEEILITMGAQHALWITAQILLTQRRTAVIENPCYPGLRQILNQTRCNTISIDVDNAGLPPEKLPDSLDVVFTTPSHHCPTNATMPVSRRHRLLELAAEGEFVVVEDDYEFEISFLKSPSPALKSLDPTGCVIYVGSFSKSLFPGLRLGYIVASEPFIREARALRSLVLRHPPGLIQRTAAYFLSLGHYDAQIARMGRIYRKRRSIMEQSISEERLSLTTQGTFGGSSFWMKAPDGIDSTKLAMSLRQDGVLIEPGSAFFATDEEDPGHYRLAYSSIASARIPDGISLIGKKIREARR from the coding sequence ATGGCAATACCGGCGGAGACATTCTTCCTTCGACCCGACACTGAAACCTCGCTGCAGCAGCAAATACAGCAGCTCGTGGTCGAAGCCATTCTGTCCGGTCGTTGCCTGCCGGGCGAACGGATGCCGTCAAGCCGCAAACTTGCCGAGCATCTTGGTGTCGCCAGGATAACGGTCACGATTGCCTATACAGAACTCGTCTCCAACGAATATCTGATTTCAAAAGGCCGATCCGGCTATTACGTCGCGCAAAACGCTCCAAGCAGGCCGAAATTCAATTTGCCGGACCAGTCGGAAAACACGGGCATCGACTGGTCACGCACGCTTGGCCAGCGGTTCCTGGCACATGTGCCCGTCATGCGTCCGCAAAACTGGCGTGACTACAAATATCCCTTCATCTATGGCCAGTCCGATCCGCGTCTCTTCGATCACCACAACTGGCGAAACTGTGCACTGAAGGCTGTCGGCCGCAAGGATTTCGACATTCTGGCGACCGACTATTACGAGCGCGACGACCCTATGCTGGTCGAGTTTATCCTGCGCCAGATCCTGCCGAGACGCGGGATCACCGCGCGCCCGGAAGAGATCCTGATTACAATGGGCGCACAACATGCGCTTTGGATCACCGCGCAGATACTGCTAACCCAGCGCCGTACGGCTGTAATAGAAAACCCCTGTTACCCTGGCCTGCGGCAAATCCTCAATCAGACCAGATGCAACACGATCTCCATTGACGTCGATAACGCCGGCCTGCCACCTGAAAAGCTTCCAGATAGTCTGGACGTGGTTTTCACCACGCCGAGCCATCATTGCCCCACAAACGCAACAATGCCGGTATCCCGTCGTCACAGGCTCCTGGAGCTGGCCGCCGAAGGTGAGTTTGTTGTCGTTGAAGACGATTATGAATTCGAGATTTCGTTTCTCAAATCCCCTTCCCCGGCTCTCAAGTCCCTCGATCCGACAGGCTGTGTGATTTATGTGGGTTCGTTCTCCAAGTCGCTTTTTCCCGGACTGCGGCTCGGATACATCGTTGCCTCAGAACCTTTCATCCGTGAAGCACGCGCGCTGCGGTCGCTTGTATTGCGCCACCCGCCTGGCCTCATTCAGCGTACCGCGGCCTATTTTCTGTCCCTTGGTCACTATGACGCCCAGATCGCGCGCATGGGGCGCATCTATCGGAAACGGCGCTCGATCATGGAGCAAAGCATCAGTGAAGAACGACTTTCACTCACAACGCAGGGAACCTTCGGCGGATCGTCCTTTTGGATGAAGGCACCAGACGGCATCGACAGCACAAAACTTGCTATGAGCCTCAGACAGGATGGGGTTCTTATTGAACCCGGCAGCGCCTTTTTCGCGACCGATGAAGAAGACCCTGGGCACTATCGCCTGGCCTATTCTTCCATTGCCTCGGCGCGTATTCCCGATGGCATTTCCCTTATCGGCAAAAAAATCAGGGAAGCCCGCCGTTAG
- a CDS encoding ABC transporter substrate-binding protein produces MTYKTKLLSAAAALAFMSGLPATAQSEELTVAYFLEWPMPFQYAKATGMYDEALGMPVKWVSFDAGTAMSAAMASGDVQIAVSQGVPPFVVATSAGQDLILADIAVSYSENDNCVVAETLEIEKENAKELEGKKVGVPIGTAAHFGFLEQMKHFDVDITTMEIVDMAPADGAAAFAQGNLDMVCGWGGALRRMKEHGNVLLTGAEKEELGILVFDGISTPANFAAEESELLTKFLAVTEEANAMWNAGDKKAEMLKVIAKDAGMDEAAAEESLATFTFPTMEDKLSAKWLDGNVQNFMLGVANVFKEAGSIPVALDTYADTVDSSYLAAAQSN; encoded by the coding sequence ATGACCTACAAAACTAAACTGTTGAGCGCGGCTGCTGCACTGGCATTCATGAGTGGCCTACCGGCAACTGCACAATCTGAAGAACTGACCGTCGCTTACTTCCTGGAATGGCCAATGCCTTTCCAGTACGCCAAGGCGACCGGTATGTATGACGAAGCGCTCGGGATGCCTGTCAAATGGGTGTCCTTTGACGCTGGTACGGCAATGTCGGCAGCTATGGCGTCCGGCGACGTGCAAATTGCCGTCAGCCAGGGTGTGCCTCCTTTCGTGGTTGCGACTTCCGCCGGACAGGATCTGATCTTGGCAGATATCGCTGTGAGCTACTCTGAAAACGACAACTGTGTCGTCGCAGAAACGCTCGAGATCGAAAAAGAGAACGCCAAGGAACTGGAAGGCAAGAAAGTCGGCGTTCCGATCGGAACGGCCGCCCATTTCGGCTTTCTGGAGCAGATGAAGCATTTCGATGTTGACATCACGACGATGGAAATCGTCGACATGGCGCCGGCCGATGGAGCAGCTGCATTCGCTCAGGGCAACCTGGACATGGTTTGCGGCTGGGGCGGTGCGCTGCGCCGCATGAAGGAACACGGCAACGTGCTTCTGACGGGTGCTGAAAAAGAAGAACTCGGCATTCTTGTTTTTGACGGCATCAGCACACCGGCAAACTTTGCGGCTGAAGAGAGCGAGCTTTTGACCAAGTTCCTCGCGGTGACCGAAGAAGCCAACGCCATGTGGAATGCCGGTGACAAGAAGGCTGAAATGCTGAAGGTCATCGCAAAAGACGCTGGTATGGATGAGGCAGCGGCGGAAGAGTCTCTGGCGACCTTTACCTTCCCGACAATGGAAGACAAGCTGAGTGCCAAGTGGCTTGACGGCAACGTCCAGAACTTCATGCTCGGTGTTGCAAACGTGTTCAAGGAAGCCGGATCGATCCCGGTCGCTCTGGACACTTATGCTGATACGGTCGATTCCAGCTATCTGGCCGCGGCACAATCCAACTGA
- a CDS encoding taurine ABC transporter ATP-binding protein, whose protein sequence is MDGLHIENISMRFDLPNGTHVQALKDVSIELKTGEIMSVLGPSGCGKTTLLNILAGFLAPTDGQVRMNGHVVTGPDAERGMVFQKGALFEWMSVRKNVDFGPRMKSMPKKQRDEIVDHLLETVGLQDFKEKAVYELSGGMQQRVALARCLANDPDVILMDEPLGALDALTREKMQGLVLKLWKETGKTVILITHSVEEALLLGERLLVMAPRPGRIHKEYRLPFADRGVNMDLREVKKSEGFAEKREEILSMIWEMEEEIMGRSETAA, encoded by the coding sequence ATGGATGGCCTTCATATTGAAAATATTTCCATGCGTTTCGATTTGCCCAACGGAACGCACGTCCAGGCGCTCAAGGATGTCTCCATTGAGCTGAAGACGGGCGAAATCATGTCGGTTCTCGGACCATCGGGCTGCGGCAAGACAACCTTGTTGAACATATTGGCCGGGTTTCTCGCTCCGACGGACGGTCAGGTTCGCATGAACGGTCACGTGGTGACCGGGCCGGATGCCGAACGGGGAATGGTGTTCCAAAAGGGCGCTTTGTTTGAGTGGATGAGCGTCCGCAAGAACGTGGATTTCGGCCCGCGAATGAAGTCGATGCCGAAAAAGCAGCGCGACGAGATCGTCGATCACCTTTTGGAAACGGTTGGGCTTCAGGACTTCAAGGAAAAGGCGGTTTATGAACTTTCCGGCGGCATGCAACAGCGTGTTGCGCTCGCCAGATGCCTTGCGAACGATCCTGACGTCATATTGATGGATGAACCGCTTGGCGCTCTCGACGCGCTGACGCGTGAAAAAATGCAAGGTCTCGTGCTGAAGCTTTGGAAAGAAACAGGCAAGACCGTCATTCTGATCACACACTCGGTTGAAGAGGCGCTGCTGCTTGGGGAACGCCTGTTGGTGATGGCCCCAAGGCCGGGACGCATTCACAAGGAATACCGACTTCCTTTCGCTGATCGCGGTGTGAACATGGATTTGCGCGAGGTCAAGAAAAGCGAAGGCTTTGCTGAAAAACGGGAAGAAATCCTGTCAATGATCTGGGAAATGGAAGAAGAAATCATGGGCAGATCGGAGACAGCAGCATGA
- a CDS encoding ABC transporter permease subunit, with amino-acid sequence MTGSVVFLIYAGLFLASFFLVRYLSGKLQRGQDFTSLKTVTFGDESAITPNRAASVISIVVIFFIWGAFTGSKWVPVHVPGPFVGETSFTYTATDASGKSADATVDVIVHEPGVKADKPEVAASDGFAQNDSGTVGAWRSVLLKVTRNDGEGAEVTAVDGQPISAGQSVSVENGTVTMTPKGSLSFQPSKGLQMEPIWMPAPEAVVVRFAEIASQGYQNFTLWEHLGWSLLRVVAGFLLGSLIGIPLGYAMGLSSWVRGWFDPIVEFMRPVPPLALIPLVIIWFGIWETGKIVLLFLAALWIMTIAARAGVSGVNITKVHAAYSLGASKRQILQYVIVPNSLPEIFTGARVAMGVCWGTVVAAELVAAQKGAGMMIIAASKFQLTDIVIMGIILIGIVGYSIDILMRFAERILVPWKGRS; translated from the coding sequence ATGACCGGATCCGTTGTCTTCCTAATTTACGCCGGCCTGTTTCTGGCCAGTTTTTTCCTCGTCCGGTATCTCAGCGGCAAGCTGCAACGGGGACAGGACTTCACGAGCCTGAAAACCGTTACCTTCGGTGATGAAAGTGCGATCACACCCAACAGGGCCGCGTCCGTGATTTCAATTGTGGTGATCTTCTTCATCTGGGGTGCCTTCACCGGCTCCAAATGGGTGCCGGTTCACGTTCCAGGCCCGTTTGTAGGAGAGACGTCCTTTACCTATACGGCCACGGACGCTAGCGGAAAATCTGCTGATGCCACGGTCGATGTGATCGTTCACGAGCCTGGTGTGAAAGCCGACAAGCCGGAGGTCGCGGCCTCCGACGGGTTTGCCCAGAACGATTCTGGCACCGTTGGTGCCTGGCGGTCTGTTCTTCTGAAAGTCACGCGGAATGACGGTGAGGGCGCGGAAGTAACTGCTGTCGACGGTCAACCGATATCGGCTGGTCAAAGTGTCAGTGTTGAAAACGGCACCGTCACCATGACGCCGAAAGGCTCACTAAGCTTCCAGCCAAGCAAGGGCTTGCAGATGGAACCCATCTGGATGCCGGCACCTGAAGCGGTGGTCGTCCGGTTTGCGGAGATTGCTTCTCAAGGCTATCAGAACTTTACCTTGTGGGAGCACCTTGGCTGGTCGCTCTTGCGCGTGGTTGCGGGCTTCCTGCTTGGATCGCTTATCGGCATTCCGCTTGGTTATGCGATGGGCTTGTCCAGTTGGGTGCGCGGCTGGTTTGATCCGATCGTCGAATTCATGCGACCTGTGCCACCGCTTGCTCTGATCCCACTGGTCATCATCTGGTTCGGCATCTGGGAAACCGGCAAGATCGTACTGCTGTTCCTGGCAGCTCTCTGGATCATGACAATTGCGGCAAGGGCGGGGGTCTCTGGCGTGAACATCACCAAGGTTCATGCCGCGTATTCCCTCGGGGCCAGCAAACGGCAGATCCTGCAATATGTCATCGTGCCCAATTCCCTACCGGAAATCTTCACCGGTGCGCGCGTTGCCATGGGCGTTTGTTGGGGAACGGTGGTTGCGGCTGAACTTGTCGCGGCTCAAAAGGGCGCGGGTATGATGATCATCGCAGCGTCCAAGTTCCAGCTGACGGACATTGTCATCATGGGGATCATCCTCATCGGCATTGTCGGCTACAGCATTGATATTCTGATGCGTTTTGCCGAACGAATTCTGGTGCCGTGGAAAGGCCGTTCCTGA
- a CDS encoding endonuclease/exonuclease/phosphatase family protein — protein sequence MRSLIPIVFLAAISTSAAGQELIVGTLNAESASDTNEIAVSQVIRDAGFVDVWAFQEVEDLEALTEYTVAAGAVGGRKSFRRELSTSGEIGSQHRKNDHLGIVYNSSRLRHVETVELHGVRSRPGTGRLGDPDWGLRGVLFMRFFDRDTSTEFYVGNVHLKCCGDGKDTRAHQAEIIKQWIERSDVPVILTGDFNIPVEPGSTDGNTSSDAFQTLASVSKWLAPSNPVKTQCSDRFDSMLDLFFLTENADIEPIDVKILNSAPAYCDAEKSGGPDHRPVLARFAL from the coding sequence ATGCGTTCTTTAATTCCTATTGTATTTCTTGCAGCAATTTCAACATCAGCGGCTGGTCAAGAACTCATCGTGGGTACTCTAAATGCGGAATCTGCATCGGACACAAATGAAATCGCTGTCTCTCAAGTGATCCGAGATGCAGGATTTGTAGATGTCTGGGCTTTCCAGGAGGTGGAAGACCTAGAAGCCTTGACCGAATACACAGTTGCCGCAGGTGCTGTTGGCGGACGAAAGTCCTTCCGACGTGAGTTGTCAACCAGCGGTGAAATCGGCTCCCAGCACCGGAAAAACGATCATTTGGGCATAGTTTATAACTCGTCGCGCCTTCGTCATGTCGAAACCGTTGAACTTCACGGTGTCCGGTCCAGACCCGGGACAGGACGTTTGGGGGATCCTGACTGGGGGCTTCGTGGTGTCCTATTCATGCGCTTCTTCGATCGCGATACGTCGACCGAATTCTATGTGGGAAATGTTCACTTGAAATGCTGCGGGGATGGCAAGGACACGCGCGCGCACCAAGCTGAAATCATCAAACAGTGGATCGAAAGATCGGATGTGCCGGTGATCCTTACGGGAGATTTCAACATTCCGGTGGAACCGGGTTCGACTGATGGCAACACCAGTTCGGATGCATTCCAGACGCTTGCATCCGTTTCAAAGTGGTTGGCACCTTCCAATCCAGTGAAAACGCAGTGTTCAGACAGGTTTGATTCAATGCTGGATTTGTTCTTCTTAACTGAGAATGCCGACATTGAGCCGATTGATGTCAAAATTCTTAATAGTGCTCCGGCTTATTGCGATGCTGAGAAATCGGGTGGACCTGACCACAGACCGGTATTGGCCCGATTTGCTCTCTAA